The genome window AACGTCTTTGCCGTTGAACTTCACAGTACCGGCAGTAGCATCGTACAGACGGATGATCGTACGGCCGGTGGTGGACTTACCGCAGCCGGACTCGCCAACCAGACCGAACGTTTCACCGCGTTTGATTGAGAAGGAGACGTTGTCAACCGCCTTCAGGATCGTGCCGCGGCCCAAGTCAAAGTGCTTGGAGAGGTTCGTCACCTCAAGAATGTTATCAGTACCCGTCTTCGACGAGTTTGCAACAGTCGACGTAGCATTAGCCATTGTGGTTACCTCCCCCTACTTCTACTGGACGTTCAACTTTCGGAGCGTTCGGGTGGAGAAGCCAGCAAGCAGCTGCGTGGTTCTGGTCGATCTTGGTCATTTCCGGATCCTGCTCCATGCAGATCTCCATCGCGTACGGGCAGCGCGCAGCGAATGCGCAGCCTTTCGGCGGTGCGATCAGGTCCGGCGGGGTGCCGTCGATCGGGATGAGATCTTCATCTTTGGAGGAGTCCAGACGCGGAACGGAACGCAGGAGACCCCAGGTGTACGGATGTTGCGGGTTGTAGAAGACTTCGTCGATCGTGCCGTTTTCTACAACTTTGCCCGCGTACATGACGACAACCTTTTGTGCAACGTCAGCAACAACGCCCAAGTCGTGGGTGATGATGATGATCGAAGCGCCGGTCTTCTCTTGCAGGTCGCGCATCAGGTCGAGGATCTGCGCCTGGATCGTCACGTCGAGCGCGGTGGTCGGCTCGTCGGCGATCAAGAGCTTCGGATTACAAGCAAGCGCGATTGCGATCATAACACGCTGACGCATACCGCCGGAGAATTGGTGCGGGTATTGCTCTACGCGAGCTTCCGGGTTCGGAATGCCTACGAGGCGCAGCATTTCGATCGCACGCTCACGAGCTGCTTGACGGGACAGGCCTTGATGCTTGATCAGGCCTTCCGCGATCTGAGCTCCCACCTTCATGGTCGGGTTGAGAGAAGTCATCGGGTCCTGGAAGATCATGCCCATCTCGGAACCGCGAACGTTTTCCATTTCTTTATCGGTCAGCTTTACGATGTCGGTCTTGCCGTCGAACACGATCTGCGAACCTGCTTTGATCTCACCCGGCGGGGTTTGAATGAGGCGCATGATCGCTTGGGAGGTCACGGATTTACCGCAACCGGACTCGCCAACGATCGCAAGGCATTCGCCTTTTTTCAGATTGAAGGTAACGCCGCGTACGGCTTGAACTTCACCGGCATAGGTGTGGAACGATACCTTCAAGTCTTTGACTTCTAAGATGTTGTTCATGGGCATTACCCTCCTTATTTACGAAGTCTCGGGTCGAGTGCGTCACGCAGACCGTCGCCCAACAGGTTGAAGGACAGCATGATGCAAGCGAATACGACCGACGGGCAGATCAGGCGGAACGGGAAGTTACGCATCGATTGCACGCCGTCGTTTACCAGAGAACCGAGGGATGCGAGCGGAACCTTGATACCCAGACCGATAAAGGACAGGAATGCTTCCGCGAAGATCGCGCCCGGAACGGTAAACGTGATTTGTACGATAATGATCCCCAGTGCGTTCGGGATCAGGTGGCGCAGGATGATACGCCACGGGCTTGCGCCCAGGGTGCGGGCTGCGAGCACGTACTCTTGCTCTTTCAAGGACAGGATCTGACCGCGAACGAGACGCGCCATACCGACCCAGCCGACTGAAGCCATCGCTAGGATGATGGTGAAGATACCCGGACCCATGACCATGATCAGCAAGATGATCAGGATGAGGTACGGAATACCGTAAACGATCTCAACGAAACGCTGCATGATATCATCGATTCGGCCGCCAAAGTAAGCGGAGATACCGCCATACAGGACACCGATGACAAAGTCAAGGAATGCAGCGACAATACCGATAAACAGCGAGATACGAACGCCCCACCAAACGCGAACCCATTGGTCACGGCCGAAGTCGTCGGTACCGAACCAGTGGTCAGCGGTCGGAGCTTGGTTACGAACTTGCAGGTCTTGCGTCTGGTAGTCGTACGGGCGGATTTCCGGACCGGAGATCGCCAGTACCGCCAGCATGACAAGGAGAATCAAGCCGAGCATTGCTGCTTTGTTTTTCTTCAGGCGGCGCCACGCGTCAGCCCAGTAGGAAACGGAAGGGCGAACGACGCGCTCTGCATCGGATTGCTTTTGCGCCAGTTTAAACTTATCTTGAGTAACAGGTTGCATCGCTTACTTCCCACCTTTCGCCAGACGGATACGCGGGTCGACAACCCCGTACAGGATATCTGTCACGATGATCGCAAGGATGAGCAGACCAGAGTAGAAAATCGTCATCCCCATGATCATTGTGTAGTCATTCGTCGTGATAGAGTTAACGAAGTGCTTACCCATGCCCGGAACTGCGAAGATCTGTTCAACGACGAGGGTACCGGTCATGATGTTGACGGTGAGCGGGCCCAAGATCGTGATGATCGGCAGAATCGCGTTTCGAACGGTGTGTTTTACAACGATCGAGATGCGGGAAAGACCTTTGGAACGAGCGGTCTTAATGTAGTCTTGGTTGACTACGTCCAGCATGGAAGTACGCATCATACGTGCCATGGTAGCCAGTGTACCAAACGCCAGGGTGATGGTCGGAAGGATTACGTATTCCGGACCTTTCCACAGCGCCGGCGGCAGCCAGCCAAGTTGAACCCCGATGTAGTACGAAAGCAACGGCCCGATTACGAACGCCGGAACGGATACGCCGACGATTGCGGTGAGCATTGCAAAGTAGTCGAGGCCTTTGTTGTGGTTCAGCGCTGCGACGATACCAAGGGTCAG of Tumebacillus sp. BK434 contains these proteins:
- a CDS encoding ABC transporter permease; its protein translation is MLRFILRRVVYGLITLWVIVSLTFILMHNLPGDPFAASERLNDATKAILMQHYGLDDPIWVQYGRYLTNIVTGDLGVSFFYPTRSVNDIIGQTFPTSAELGLYSIVVAVVIGLTLGIVAALNHNKGLDYFAMLTAIVGVSVPAFVIGPLLSYYIGVQLGWLPPALWKGPEYVILPTITLAFGTLATMARMMRTSMLDVVNQDYIKTARSKGLSRISIVVKHTVRNAILPIITILGPLTVNIMTGTLVVEQIFAVPGMGKHFVNSITTNDYTMIMGMTIFYSGLLILAIIVTDILYGVVDPRIRLAKGGK
- a CDS encoding ABC transporter ATP-binding protein; this translates as MNNILEVKDLKVSFHTYAGEVQAVRGVTFNLKKGECLAIVGESGCGKSVTSQAIMRLIQTPPGEIKAGSQIVFDGKTDIVKLTDKEMENVRGSEMGMIFQDPMTSLNPTMKVGAQIAEGLIKHQGLSRQAARERAIEMLRLVGIPNPEARVEQYPHQFSGGMRQRVMIAIALACNPKLLIADEPTTALDVTIQAQILDLMRDLQEKTGASIIIITHDLGVVADVAQKVVVMYAGKVVENGTIDEVFYNPQHPYTWGLLRSVPRLDSSKDEDLIPIDGTPPDLIAPPKGCAFAARCPYAMEICMEQDPEMTKIDQNHAAACWLLHPNAPKVERPVEVGGGNHNG
- a CDS encoding ABC transporter permease — translated: MQPVTQDKFKLAQKQSDAERVVRPSVSYWADAWRRLKKNKAAMLGLILLVMLAVLAISGPEIRPYDYQTQDLQVRNQAPTADHWFGTDDFGRDQWVRVWWGVRISLFIGIVAAFLDFVIGVLYGGISAYFGGRIDDIMQRFVEIVYGIPYLILIILLIMVMGPGIFTIILAMASVGWVGMARLVRGQILSLKEQEYVLAARTLGASPWRIILRHLIPNALGIIIVQITFTVPGAIFAEAFLSFIGLGIKVPLASLGSLVNDGVQSMRNFPFRLICPSVVFACIMLSFNLLGDGLRDALDPRLRK